Proteins from a genomic interval of Trifolium pratense cultivar HEN17-A07 linkage group LG6, ARS_RC_1.1, whole genome shotgun sequence:
- the LOC123892283 gene encoding uncharacterized protein LOC123892283, whose translation MEVDPSQPFIFTTPANNKPPDQGGTLNNNHVHQRVSFKDKVIGTNTVPAARPRVDLIGEKLAHIEYKDNDRLQPMVHINDSVFEGLDAPLKDALVVKLLGKNIGFHLMKERLQKIWRLNAGFDIMNIGNGFFMVKLDSIDDRTRIMDGGPWMIYDHYLTVQCWSQEFASPTAKIDKTMVWIRFPGLNLFYYDESILLALASAVGRPIKVDSTTLDVRRGRFARVCVEINLNQPVVGKVWIRDYWYQVEYEGLHRICSTCGCYGHLTRGCKSTLTRPSAGTPATATQTQSAADLQQHAVSSTHHNDRVNAPVLLDANQGNPDTIIENKLNGDWLVVKRKVKKSSGSKSSKHGMDLNMKSNNGKDLNNKGNKNVIQSHALRDSSLKSHVKKSNNHPSQANGAHLLKTKPSEGVTTINHKRQRQDPISLADSHATQLACNALSIPNNNMHFKNNDPLDAGFGARPTVNMQAISNNRFILLHDEGDTCNSNHDGAACMDGVGGESQEHSTPNVNTQDEVQETPSDDMAT comes from the coding sequence ATGGAAGTTGATCCCTCGCAGCCCTTTATTTTTACAACACCAGCCAATAATAAACCGCCCGACCAAGGGGGTACTCTCAACAACAACCATGTACACCAACGTGTGTCCTTTAAAGACAAGGTTATAGGTACGAATACAGTTCCGGCCGCTCGACCTAGAGTTGACTTGATCGGAGAAAAGCTTGCTCATATCGAATATAAGGACAATGATCGGCTTCAACCAATGGTGCATATTAACGATTCTGTCTTTGAGGGTCTAGATGCACCATTGAAAGATGCACTTGTGGTGAAACTTTTAGGAAAGAACATCGGTTTCCATCTAATGAAGGAGCGCTTACAGAAAATTTGGAGATTGAATGCTGGATTTGACATCATGAATATTGGGAATGGTTTTTTCATGGTGAAACTTGATAGCATTGACGACAGAACAAGAATCATGGATGGAGGGCCGTGGATGATTTATGATCACTACTTGACAGTGCAATGTTGGTCCCAAGAATTTGCCTCGCCAACGGCAAAGATTGATAAAACAATGGTTTGGATTCGTTTCCCTGGATTAAATCTCTTTTATTATGATGAAAGCATCCTCTTAGCCCTTGCTTCTGCAGTTGGAAGACCAATCAAGGTCGATAGTACGACTCTGGATGTTCGTCGGGGAAGGTTCGCTCGTGTGTGTGTTGAAATTAATTTGAATCAACCTGTGGTGGGTAAAGTTTGGATAAGAGACTACTGGTATCAAGTTGAATACGAAGGTTTGCACCGTATTTGTTCGACCTGTGGTTGTTATGGACACCTTACCAGGGGGTGTAAGTCTACTCTGACGCGCCCCTCTGCCGGAACTCCAGCCACTGCAACACAAACACAATCTGCTGCGGATCTCCAGCAACATGCCGTTTCCAGCACACACCATAATGACAGAGTTAATGCACCAGTTTTATTGGATGCAAATCAAGGTAATCCTGATACTATAATTGAGAATAAGTTGAATGGTGATTGGTTAGTTGTAAAACGCAAAGTCAAAAAATCTTCTGGATCTAAATCTTCTAAACATGGCATGGATTTGAATATGAAAAGTAATAATGGTAAGGATTTGAATAATAAAGGAAACAAGAATGTGATACAATCACATGCACTACGGGACTCCTCCCTTAAATCTCATGTTAAAAAGAGTAATAATCATCCATCTCAAGCTAATGGGGCCCacttattaaaaacaaaaccaaGTGAAGGGGTGACCACTATCAACCATAAACGACAACGTCAAGACCCCATCTCTTTGGCTGACTCACATGCTACTCAACTAGCTTGTAATGCTCTTTCAATTCCCAACAATAATATGCACTTCAAGAATAATGATCCCCTTGATGCTGGGTTTGGAGCCAGACCAACGGTTAATATGCAAGCTATTTCAAACAATAGATTCATTTTGCTGCATGACGAGGGGGACACGTGCAACTCTAATCACGATGGTGCCGCATGTATGGATGGAGTTGGCGGTGAGTCTCAAGAACATAGCACTCCTAATGTCAATACCCAGGACGAGGTTCAAGAGACACCCTCTGATGATATGGCTACTTGA